One region of Cygnus atratus isolate AKBS03 ecotype Queensland, Australia chromosome 25, CAtr_DNAZoo_HiC_assembly, whole genome shotgun sequence genomic DNA includes:
- the WNT3 gene encoding proto-oncogene Wnt-3: MDYHLLGLILSFLFSGTKVLAGYPIWWSLALGQQYSSLGSQPILCGSIPGLVPKQLRFCRNYIEIMPSVAEGVKLGIQECQHQFRGRRWNCTTIDDSLAIFGPVLDKATRESAFVHAIASAGVAFAVTRSCAEGTSTICGCDSHHKGPPGDGWKWGGCSEDADFGVLVSREFADARENRPDARSAMNRHNNEAGRTTILDHMHLKCKCHGLSGSCEVKTCWWAQPDFRAIGDYLKDKYDSASEMVVEKHRESRGWVETLRAKYALFKPPTERDLVYYENSPNFCEPNPETGSFGTRDRTCNVTSHGIDGCDLLCCGRGHNTRTEKRKEKCHCIFHWCCYVSCQECIRVYDVHTCK, translated from the exons GTCCCTCGCATTAGGCCAGCAGTACAGCTCCCTGGGGTCCCAGCCCATCCTCTGCGGCTCCATCCCTGGCCTCGTCCCCAAGCAGCTCCGCTTCTGCCGGAACTACATAGAAATCATGCCCAGCGTGGCCGAGGGGGTGAAGCTGGGCATCCAGGAGTGCCAACACCAGTTCCGAGGCCGCCGCTGGAACTGCACCACCATTGATGACAGCCTGGCAATCTTTGGGCCCGTCCTGGACAAAG CCACACGAGAGTCTGCCTTTGTCCACGCCATCGCATCAGCCGGCGTGGCCTTCGCTGTGACCCGCTCCTGTGCCGAGGGCACGTCCACGATCTGCGGCTGTGATTCCCACCACAAAGGGCCTCCGGGAGACGGCTGGAAATGGGGGGGATGCAGCGAGGACGCCGACTTTGGTGTGCTGGTATCCCGGGAATTCGCAGATGCTCGAGAGAACCGGCCAGACGCCCGCTCGGCCATGAACAGACACAATAACGAGGCCGGAAGGACG ACCATTCTGGACCACATGCACCTGAAGTGCAAGTGCCACGGTCTCTCGGGAAGCTGCGAGGTCAAGACCTGCTGGTGGGCCCAGCCTGACTTTCGGGCCATTGGTGACTACCTGAAGGATAAATATGACAGCGCTTCTGAGATGGTGGTTGAAAAGCACCGGGAATCTCGGGGATGGGTAGAAACTCTTAGGGCCAAGTATGCTCTTTTCAAGCCACCGACAGAGCGGGATCTGGTCTACTATGAGAACTCCCCCAATTTTTGCGAGCCCAACCCAGAGACAGGATCCTTTGGGACAAGGGACAGAACATGCAACGTCACCTCACATGGGATTGACGGCTGTGACCTGCTGTGCTGCGGTCGTGGCCATAACACCAGAACTGAGAAACGGAAGGAGAAGTGTCACTGCATCTTCCACTGGTGCTGCTATGTGAGTTGCCAGGAGTGCATACGTGTCTACGACGTCCACACCTGCAAGTAA